In Microbacterium cremeum, a genomic segment contains:
- a CDS encoding NAD-dependent epimerase/dehydratase family protein, with the protein MRIGVTGSGGKLGRATVERLRVDGHDVIGFDLAGTPGAGFTRVDLTDFGQTLDAFLSVTARHDGLDALVHLAAIPVNGLVPDAATFHNNITVSFNALFAAHRAGIRTIVLASSITAMGFPFDEAPLALPVDETYTSANNTYGLGKVAEEAIAAQLVRWTPETSITALRFTNVVGADEYATFERAAEPGYRRDLIGSWIDARDGAQAVALALAHAAPGYEVYNVAAPESGVAAPSREVAERWFPGTPIADDLGEYESLMSTRKIRERLGFAAEHDWR; encoded by the coding sequence ATGAGGATCGGCGTCACGGGAAGCGGCGGCAAGCTCGGCCGTGCGACGGTCGAGCGACTGCGGGTCGACGGCCACGACGTGATCGGGTTCGACCTCGCCGGCACGCCGGGAGCCGGCTTCACGCGTGTCGATCTCACCGACTTCGGGCAGACCCTCGACGCGTTCCTCTCGGTGACCGCCCGCCACGACGGCCTCGATGCGCTCGTGCATCTGGCGGCGATCCCGGTGAACGGACTGGTTCCGGATGCCGCGACCTTCCACAACAACATCACCGTGTCGTTCAACGCGCTGTTCGCCGCCCACCGCGCGGGCATCCGCACCATCGTGCTCGCCTCGAGCATCACCGCGATGGGCTTCCCCTTCGACGAGGCCCCGCTCGCGCTCCCTGTCGACGAGACCTACACGAGCGCCAACAACACGTACGGACTCGGCAAGGTCGCCGAGGAGGCGATCGCCGCGCAGCTGGTGCGGTGGACCCCCGAGACGTCGATCACCGCGCTGCGATTCACCAACGTCGTCGGAGCCGACGAGTACGCGACGTTCGAGCGCGCCGCCGAGCCCGGCTACCGACGTGACCTGATCGGCTCGTGGATCGACGCGCGCGACGGGGCCCAGGCGGTCGCGCTGGCGCTCGCTCACGCCGCGCCGGGGTACGAGGTCTACAACGTCGCCGCACCCGAGTCGGGTGTCGCGGCTCCGTCGCGCGAGGTCGCGGAGCGCTGGTTCCCCGGCACGCCGATCGCCGACGACCTCGGCGAGTACGAGTCGCTCATGTCGACGCGCAAGATCCGCGAGCGCCTCGGGTTCGCCGCCGAGCACGACTGGCGCTGA
- a CDS encoding LacI family DNA-binding transcriptional regulator, protein MARQSGSSSQRPGIRQVAERAGVAVGTVSAYLNHPDRVSVARARRIAEAIDELGFVPSIAGRQLRLGVSTLIGYLSPDVSNPHFSEIAEEVERRAERLGMTVFFAHSHGDHDRENAYLEAFEQRQVRGLLVASFAPIEDRLSAMRDRGTPSVLVGRRARRAEQPSVSIDDVSGGRQAARHLIENGCRSLAFVGGPLPVQQVADRLAGAREAAPALEVIEVEERSIAAGRAVGAELARRSAGERPDGVFAANDVLALGILQSLVAGGVSVPRDIALVGYDDNEFADASLIPLTSVRARHEGFGAAAVDLLFEAIEHGSANDPQRVYEPELVVRESSRRA, encoded by the coding sequence GTGGCGCGGCAGAGCGGTTCGAGCAGCCAGCGGCCGGGCATCCGCCAGGTCGCCGAGCGCGCGGGAGTCGCCGTCGGCACGGTGTCGGCGTATCTCAACCACCCCGACCGCGTCTCTGTCGCGCGGGCACGCCGCATCGCCGAGGCCATCGACGAGCTCGGGTTCGTGCCGAGCATCGCCGGACGACAGCTGCGCCTGGGCGTCAGCACCCTGATCGGCTACCTGTCGCCCGACGTCAGCAACCCGCACTTCAGCGAGATCGCCGAAGAGGTCGAGCGCCGCGCCGAGCGCCTCGGCATGACCGTGTTCTTCGCCCACTCGCACGGCGACCATGACCGCGAGAACGCGTACCTCGAGGCGTTCGAGCAGCGGCAGGTGCGTGGGCTGCTGGTCGCCTCGTTCGCGCCGATCGAAGACCGGCTCTCCGCGATGCGCGACCGTGGCACGCCCTCGGTGCTCGTCGGACGCCGCGCCCGCCGCGCCGAGCAGCCGTCGGTCTCGATCGACGACGTCTCGGGCGGCCGGCAGGCGGCCCGCCACCTCATCGAGAACGGATGCCGCAGCCTCGCGTTCGTCGGCGGTCCGCTGCCCGTGCAGCAGGTGGCCGACCGTCTCGCCGGCGCCCGGGAGGCGGCCCCGGCGCTCGAGGTGATCGAGGTCGAGGAGCGCTCGATCGCGGCCGGCCGCGCCGTCGGCGCCGAGCTCGCGCGACGTTCCGCCGGGGAGCGGCCCGACGGCGTCTTCGCGGCGAACGACGTGCTGGCCCTCGGCATCCTGCAGTCCCTCGTCGCCGGCGGCGTCTCGGTGCCGCGCGATATCGCCCTCGTCGGCTACGACGACAACGAGTTCGCCGATGCATCGCTGATCCCGCTCACGAGCGTCCGAGCGCGACACGAGGGCTTCGGAGCCGCCGCGGTCGACCTGCTCTTCGAGGCCATCGAGCACGGCTCGGCGAACGATCCGCAGCGCGTGTACGAGCCCGAGCTCGTCGTGCGCGAGAGCTCGCGGCGCGCCTGA
- a CDS encoding DUF4038 domain-containing protein: MSHPQPHALYRPLELTFEGTDALPADRAPLTVRVRHGASASERVVPGFWDGGTTYRARFAPDLEGRWTWTSESEHTALDGATGEVEVVRGADHGPVRVAHRFHFAHADGTPFRPVGTTAYNWLHQNEPLYSSTVDAIAEAGFNKFRFMVFPQGGGYIEHVPDLLPFERTGGRWDVTKPVPAFFQRLDRAVEVLGDRGIQADVLIYNAYDRGQFGLNELTEQEDAIYLRYLVARLAAYPHVWWSLCNEFDQLERPAERWDRTGALLAEIDPYDHLRSIHNWIELHDNNQPWITHASIQNGSATTDFGRANLYRDVYGKPVVLDEIKYEGDIPDRWGHLDAEQLVHQFWITTVAGCYASHGESFVTESGSLHMVEGGPLRGDSPARLAFLRRILEDVDGPGLDPIDKWDDPAYAAGIPRRLYVQYLGRSAPATWAFRLPIGVPGERPEPGDRFEVEVIDTWNMTVTPVGRVFMLDDVQRNDAYDRTSAPVDLPEGEAIALRITRVDA; the protein is encoded by the coding sequence GTGTCGCACCCGCAGCCGCACGCGCTGTACCGCCCGCTCGAGCTGACGTTCGAAGGCACCGACGCCCTTCCCGCCGACCGCGCGCCGCTCACGGTGCGCGTGCGGCACGGGGCATCCGCATCCGAACGCGTGGTGCCGGGGTTCTGGGACGGCGGCACGACCTATCGTGCGCGCTTCGCGCCCGACCTCGAGGGCCGCTGGACGTGGACCAGCGAGAGCGAGCACACCGCGCTCGACGGCGCGACCGGAGAGGTCGAGGTCGTGCGCGGAGCCGACCACGGACCGGTGCGCGTCGCGCACCGCTTCCACTTCGCGCACGCCGACGGCACGCCGTTCCGCCCCGTCGGCACGACCGCGTACAACTGGCTGCACCAGAACGAGCCGCTCTACTCGTCGACCGTCGACGCGATCGCCGAGGCGGGGTTCAACAAGTTCCGCTTCATGGTCTTTCCGCAGGGCGGCGGCTACATCGAGCACGTCCCCGACCTCCTGCCGTTCGAGCGCACGGGCGGGAGATGGGACGTCACGAAGCCCGTGCCGGCGTTCTTCCAGCGGCTCGACCGTGCGGTCGAGGTGCTCGGCGACCGCGGCATCCAGGCCGACGTGCTGATCTACAACGCCTACGACCGAGGGCAGTTCGGTCTGAACGAGCTCACCGAACAAGAGGACGCGATCTACCTGCGCTACCTCGTCGCGCGCCTGGCCGCGTACCCGCACGTGTGGTGGTCGCTGTGCAACGAGTTCGACCAGCTGGAGCGCCCGGCCGAGCGCTGGGACCGCACCGGCGCGCTGCTCGCCGAGATCGACCCCTACGACCACCTGCGGTCGATCCACAACTGGATCGAGCTGCACGACAACAACCAGCCCTGGATCACCCACGCGTCGATCCAGAACGGGTCGGCGACGACCGACTTCGGCCGCGCCAACCTCTACCGCGACGTCTACGGCAAGCCCGTCGTGCTCGACGAGATCAAGTACGAGGGCGACATCCCCGACCGCTGGGGACATCTCGACGCCGAGCAGCTCGTGCACCAGTTCTGGATCACGACCGTGGCCGGATGCTACGCCTCGCACGGCGAGAGCTTCGTCACCGAGTCGGGCAGCCTGCATATGGTCGAGGGCGGACCGCTGCGCGGCGATTCCCCCGCCCGGCTGGCGTTCCTGCGGCGCATCCTCGAGGACGTCGACGGCCCCGGCCTCGACCCCATCGACAAGTGGGACGACCCGGCCTATGCCGCCGGCATCCCCCGCCGTCTCTACGTGCAGTATCTCGGCCGCAGCGCTCCCGCGACGTGGGCGTTCCGGCTGCCCATCGGCGTGCCGGGCGAGCGGCCCGAGCCCGGCGACCGGTTCGAGGTCGAGGTGATCGACACGTGGAACATGACCGTGACTCCGGTCGGCCGCGTCTTCATGCTCGACGATGTGCAGCGCAACGACGCGTACGACCGCACGTCGGCGCCGGTCGACCTGCCCGAGGGCGAGGCGATCGCGCTGCGCATCACCCGCGTCGACGCCTGA